Proteins encoded within one genomic window of Pedobacter africanus:
- a CDS encoding DUF4199 domain-containing protein, with the protein MKKIVLIFGLIIGTILSANMLNMVTMIYNGKDFKGNDVVGYVALVVVFSIIFFGIRNYRNKRLEGQITFGRAFKTGALIAFVGSTVYVIIWLFYYYLFVPDFIDAYTACVLKNCTASDLPAKTAQMAEFKEMYKNPAFVVLITYSEVLPVGLAVALVSALILKNKTVNK; encoded by the coding sequence ATGAAAAAAATAGTATTGATTTTTGGACTGATCATAGGAACCATCTTATCGGCGAACATGCTAAATATGGTAACGATGATCTATAATGGAAAGGACTTTAAAGGAAATGATGTTGTAGGCTATGTAGCGCTGGTTGTTGTTTTTTCTATTATCTTTTTTGGGATTAGAAATTACAGGAATAAGCGGCTTGAAGGTCAGATCACCTTTGGCCGGGCATTTAAAACAGGCGCCCTGATTGCCTTTGTTGGCTCCACAGTGTATGTAATAATATGGCTTTTTTATTATTACCTGTTTGTCCCGGATTTTATAGATGCTTATACGGCATGCGTTCTCAAAAACTGTACAGCTTCTGACCTGCCAGCTAAAACAGCCCAGATGGCAGAATTTAAAGAGATGTATAAAAACCCAGCGTTTGTGGTGCTGATTACCTATTCGGAAGTACTGCCTGTTGGTTTGGCAGTTGCCTTGGTAAGCGCCTTGATCCTAAAAAATAAAACCGTAAATAAATAG
- a CDS encoding VOC family protein yields MKQQITTFLTFQENNSEQAMNFYVGLFENSKIIDIQRYDKAGPGKEGSVMKATFELNGKQFICSDSFVKHQWNFTPAISNWVECENDKQLETLFKKLSAGGSVMMPLDNYGFSKKFAWVADQFGISWQLNFQ; encoded by the coding sequence ATGAAACAACAGATCACAACATTTTTGACCTTCCAGGAGAACAATTCCGAACAAGCCATGAATTTCTATGTAGGCTTGTTTGAGAACTCAAAAATAATTGATATCCAGCGGTACGATAAAGCAGGCCCGGGCAAGGAAGGCTCAGTTATGAAAGCCACATTTGAACTGAACGGCAAACAATTTATTTGCAGCGACAGCTTTGTGAAACACCAATGGAACTTTACTCCTGCCATCTCCAATTGGGTAGAATGTGAAAATGACAAACAGCTTGAAACACTGTTTAAAAAACTGTCTGCAGGTGGAAGTGTTATGATGCCGCTAGACAACTATGGCTTTAGCAAAAAATTTGCCTGGGTTGCGGATCAGTTCGGCATCTCATGGCAGTTAAACTTTCAATAA
- a CDS encoding serine hydrolase domain-containing protein, translating to MLLLGPACPAQTIKRLDAKHLKATDLTTYIRQLMDTAKVTGLGIAVFNNNKQVYSKTFGYANLPHKKKLTASAYLYGASFSKAVFAYLVMQLVGEGILDLDKPLVQYLPKPLLSYTFPGKLKDYRDLQGDKRYEKITARMCLSHTTGFPNFRWFEPDKKLRIKFKPGTRFSYSGEGMYLLQVAVQEITKTGLETLAQQRVFNPLNMFNTSYKWQPAFEENLVAGHDSDGNTIDFPRRIDANAAGSMVTTLDDYTRFYTALLQGKRLKQAQWKEMTSPQIRIHSIKQFGPLSWKDSTLNDHIQLSYGLGFGIIQTPYGRAFFKEGNDRGWGHYSIAFPDQKTAIVIMTNSDNGESIFRDLLAYAIADIYTPWQWENYITWQEKQANR from the coding sequence ATGTTGCTACTGGGACCAGCATGCCCTGCTCAAACCATTAAACGCCTCGATGCAAAGCATCTTAAGGCAACAGACCTAACCACATATATCAGGCAGCTAATGGATACGGCAAAGGTTACCGGCCTTGGAATTGCTGTTTTTAACAACAACAAACAGGTTTATTCCAAGACATTTGGCTATGCCAATTTACCTCATAAAAAGAAGTTAACAGCCAGCGCTTATCTTTACGGTGCGTCTTTCAGCAAAGCGGTTTTTGCATACCTTGTAATGCAGCTGGTTGGCGAAGGCATCCTGGACCTCGATAAACCACTGGTGCAGTATTTGCCCAAACCATTGTTATCCTACACCTTTCCTGGAAAACTAAAGGACTACCGGGACCTGCAAGGTGATAAGCGGTACGAAAAAATTACCGCACGGATGTGCTTAAGCCACACTACCGGTTTTCCAAATTTCCGCTGGTTCGAACCCGATAAAAAACTCCGTATCAAGTTTAAACCGGGAACCAGATTCAGCTATTCCGGAGAGGGCATGTACCTTTTGCAGGTGGCTGTTCAGGAAATAACAAAAACAGGTCTTGAAACGCTAGCCCAGCAAAGGGTATTTAACCCCTTAAACATGTTCAATACCAGCTACAAATGGCAGCCAGCTTTCGAGGAAAACCTGGTAGCTGGCCATGACAGTGACGGCAATACCATCGATTTTCCAAGGCGTATTGATGCAAATGCCGCCGGATCCATGGTTACTACTTTAGATGATTATACTAGGTTTTATACGGCCCTTTTACAAGGCAAAAGGTTAAAGCAGGCACAATGGAAAGAAATGACCAGCCCGCAAATCCGCATACATTCTATCAAACAGTTTGGTCCTTTATCCTGGAAAGACAGTACATTGAACGATCATATACAACTTTCTTATGGGCTGGGTTTCGGAATCATCCAGACACCCTATGGCCGGGCTTTCTTTAAAGAAGGCAATGATCGGGGCTGGGGCCATTATTCAATCGCTTTTCCAGATCAGAAAACAGCTATAGTGATCATGACCAATTCCGACAATGGCGAAAGCATTTTTCGTGATCTGCTGGCTTATGCCATTGCTGATATTTATACGCCCTGGCAATGGGAAAACTACATTACCTGGCAAGAGAAACAAGCAAACCGCTAA
- a CDS encoding RNA polymerase sigma-70 factor encodes MIDSWKKGNDQAFSVLYKTHIIPLMRLAISKTNNREIAEELVQNSFVKLYEHKKSIETSTSIRAYLYVILKNQVLNHYRNQLVRNKYEMHISKQTQVDDYSVIEQIESKELEIHINKEIDQLPLKCREVFILSRKEFLSNKEIAAKLNISENTVEQHIRKAISKLRSSLGKVIELSVVLYFMR; translated from the coding sequence AAAGGGAAACGACCAAGCTTTCTCCGTACTTTATAAAACGCATATAATACCACTTATGAGACTGGCAATTTCTAAAACAAACAATAGGGAAATAGCTGAAGAGTTGGTTCAAAATTCGTTTGTAAAATTGTATGAGCATAAGAAATCTATTGAAACCAGTACTTCGATCCGTGCCTATCTATATGTAATTTTAAAAAACCAGGTCCTGAATCATTACAGAAATCAACTTGTACGCAATAAATATGAAATGCATATATCAAAGCAGACGCAGGTTGATGATTATTCGGTCATTGAACAGATAGAAAGTAAAGAGTTAGAAATCCATATCAATAAGGAAATTGATCAGCTACCCTTAAAATGTCGGGAGGTATTTATCTTAAGCAGAAAAGAGTTTCTATCCAATAAAGAGATCGCCGCAAAGCTAAACATATCAGAAAACACTGTGGAGCAACACATCAGAAAAGCCATTAGTAAACTTAGAAGCTCCCTGGGAAAAGTAATAGAGCTGAGCGTGGTGTTATACTTTATGCGCTGA
- a CDS encoding serine hydrolase domain-containing protein, with protein sequence MKKILILFVLLIGSKLVSGQVLSANPMKSRLDMVVDKAAKLYIAEKGRLGLSIGVVTASGKYQYHYGETAPGTAKLPNDHSLYEIGSITKTFTGLLVAKAITEGKMKLNADICQYLPGSFPNLHYSGGEPVKVGYLLSHTAQLPNNFTAIDKSGFMKELRAFKLDSIKPSSYAYSNAGYKLLGYALENVYQQAYAKLLGTYLNKLKMIDTRVTYSEKEMAAAGGLSSTLEDMLKYMDYQLAEADAAVKLSHRVIYGNVEQGAYGFQWAIGKTRNWDYYIRADGGTEGFRTFFSLYPNDRIGIVLLSNKNDDKAGQDLYRLTVAILEGCR encoded by the coding sequence ATGAAAAAAATACTCATTTTGTTTGTTTTACTCATTGGTAGTAAGTTGGTTAGCGGGCAGGTCCTAAGCGCCAACCCCATGAAATCCAGACTGGATATGGTAGTTGATAAAGCAGCAAAGCTGTATATAGCAGAGAAAGGCAGGTTGGGTCTTTCTATTGGTGTTGTTACAGCTTCGGGAAAGTACCAATATCATTATGGCGAAACTGCTCCCGGAACGGCAAAGCTGCCTAATGACCATTCTCTTTATGAGATCGGTTCCATAACCAAAACCTTTACCGGTTTGCTGGTTGCCAAGGCCATTACCGAAGGTAAAATGAAACTCAATGCCGACATTTGCCAATATCTTCCGGGCAGTTTTCCAAACCTGCATTATAGCGGCGGGGAGCCGGTAAAAGTGGGCTATTTACTAAGCCATACTGCTCAATTGCCCAACAATTTTACAGCAATTGATAAATCGGGGTTTATGAAAGAATTACGGGCATTTAAGCTGGATTCAATAAAACCCTCCAGCTATGCCTATTCTAATGCGGGGTACAAATTGCTGGGTTATGCGCTGGAAAATGTATATCAGCAGGCTTATGCAAAATTATTGGGCACTTACCTCAATAAGCTTAAAATGATCGATACCAGGGTTACTTACAGTGAAAAGGAAATGGCTGCTGCTGGCGGGCTTTCTTCTACCCTTGAAGATATGCTGAAGTATATGGACTATCAGCTAGCCGAAGCCGATGCTGCTGTAAAGCTTAGCCACCGGGTAATATACGGTAATGTAGAGCAGGGGGCGTATGGTTTTCAATGGGCCATAGGAAAAACCCGGAACTGGGATTACTACATCCGGGCCGATGGGGGAACGGAAGGCTTCAGGACCTTTTTTTCGCTTTACCCAAATGACCGTATAGGGATTGTACTGCTGAGCAACAAGAATGACGATAAAGCTGGACAGGATCTTTACAGACTAACCGTAGCAATTTTGGAGGGATGTAGATAA
- a CDS encoding PDDEXK nuclease domain-containing protein → MGKRINEEVLGNERAEYGKQVVISLSRQLTEEYGRGWDEKQLRRFMQFAQLFPEEQIVATLRRQLSWTHIKILIPIENPLKRDFYIEMCKLERWSSRQLQERIQSMLFERTAISKKPEETIQNDLEKLKGEKKLSTDLIFKDPYFLDFLGLADTYSEKDLECAIIAELQRFIIELGNDFAFMARQKRITIDDRDYYIDLLFYHRRLKCLVVIDLKIGEFEAGFKGQMELYLRYLEKYDKLEGENAPVGLILCTGKKQEHVELMQLNQSNIKVSDYLTVLPSQKLLQQQLHKAVELAKDKMDHKTELAKLQGTEN, encoded by the coding sequence ATTGGGAAGAGAATTAATGAAGAGGTGCTAGGGAATGAGCGAGCAGAGTACGGGAAGCAGGTTGTGATTTCGTTATCTAGGCAACTAACCGAAGAATACGGTAGGGGTTGGGATGAAAAACAATTGAGGAGATTTATGCAATTTGCACAGTTGTTTCCTGAGGAGCAAATTGTCGCCACACTGCGGCGACAATTGAGTTGGACTCATATAAAAATACTAATCCCTATTGAAAACCCCTTAAAACGCGATTTCTACATAGAAATGTGCAAACTGGAAAGATGGTCATCCAGGCAGCTACAGGAACGTATCCAGTCTATGTTGTTTGAACGGACAGCGATTAGCAAGAAACCTGAAGAAACTATTCAAAATGACCTGGAAAAGCTTAAGGGCGAAAAGAAGTTGAGCACAGATCTGATTTTTAAAGATCCATATTTTTTAGATTTTCTGGGTTTGGCTGATACTTATTCGGAAAAGGATCTGGAGTGTGCTATTATCGCAGAATTACAGCGGTTTATTATTGAACTTGGAAACGACTTTGCTTTTATGGCACGCCAGAAAAGAATAACTATTGATGATCGCGACTATTATATTGACTTGCTTTTTTACCATAGAAGGTTGAAATGTCTTGTGGTGATTGATTTGAAAATTGGAGAATTTGAGGCTGGATTTAAGGGGCAAATGGAACTTTATTTACGTTATCTCGAAAAGTATGATAAACTGGAGGGAGAAAATGCACCCGTGGGTTTAATCTTATGTACGGGTAAAAAGCAAGAGCATGTGGAGTTAATGCAGCTGAACCAAAGTAATATTAAAGTCTCTGACTATTTAACTGTATTACCGTCACAGAAATTATTGCAACAACAACTCCATAAGGCAGTTGAGCTGGCAAAAGATAAAATGGATCATAAAACAGAACTAGCTAAATTACAAGGCACAGAAAATTAG
- a CDS encoding response regulator transcription factor codes for MPGLKDFKHVVLYGFILAVLVFLLKWLQWEFLIVENAIDIYAGLLAVFFTILGIWIATQLVKPKLQTVVVERPGAGQFCRNEAELEKLNLNRRELEVLELLARGYSNSDIADKLFLSLSTIKTHVSNLYAKMEVKSRTQAVDKAKRLKIIE; via the coding sequence ATGCCGGGATTAAAGGATTTTAAACACGTAGTCCTGTACGGATTTATCTTAGCGGTCCTTGTTTTTTTGCTGAAATGGCTGCAATGGGAATTCCTGATTGTAGAAAATGCTATTGATATATATGCTGGCCTGCTGGCCGTATTTTTTACGATTTTAGGTATATGGATAGCCACACAGCTTGTAAAACCTAAACTTCAGACCGTGGTGGTTGAAAGACCGGGCGCCGGGCAATTTTGCAGGAATGAAGCTGAACTGGAAAAACTAAATCTGAACCGCCGGGAACTGGAAGTCCTTGAACTGCTGGCCAGGGGTTACAGCAATTCCGACATCGCAGATAAGCTGTTCCTTTCATTAAGTACCATTAAAACCCATGTATCCAACCTCTATGCTAAAATGGAGGTAAAAAGCCGTACACAGGCTGTTGATAAAGCAAAGCGGCTAAAAATCATCGAATAA